In Halorussus limi, a genomic segment contains:
- a CDS encoding DUF7504 family protein → MRSKGHDEGEILHGDVEQGACVLLLTPSIHEATDEACHDLLTPADPDEENVLWVTYTRSPDTCIRDWSSHAGERPGNARIVSVGETTRSASSSVSTSADGGGPSSTNEVVETLSNPSDLTGLGIKLSEILKEWGENDNETVACFDSLTALLQYADLQTVYKFLHVLTGRFDTADVTAHFHLDPDACDQQTVSTLTSLFDTVVEREDDEWVVRSR, encoded by the coding sequence ATGCGAAGTAAGGGCCACGACGAGGGCGAGATACTCCACGGGGACGTAGAGCAGGGGGCCTGCGTTCTGCTACTGACGCCGTCGATTCACGAGGCGACGGACGAAGCGTGTCACGACCTCCTCACGCCCGCAGACCCCGACGAGGAGAACGTCCTGTGGGTCACGTACACTCGCTCGCCCGACACCTGCATTCGGGACTGGTCGTCCCACGCGGGCGAGCGACCGGGGAACGCGCGCATCGTCAGCGTCGGCGAGACGACGCGTTCGGCCTCGTCCTCGGTCTCGACTTCAGCGGACGGCGGCGGACCGTCCTCGACCAACGAGGTCGTCGAGACGCTGTCGAACCCGAGCGACCTGACGGGTCTCGGTATCAAACTCAGCGAGATTCTCAAGGAGTGGGGCGAGAACGACAACGAGACCGTCGCCTGCTTCGACTCGCTGACGGCCCTGCTCCAGTACGCCGACCTCCAGACCGTCTACAAGTTCCTCCACGTCCTGACGGGCCGGTTCGACACCGCCGACGTGACCGCGCACTTCCACCTCGACCCGGACGCCTGCGACCAGCAGACGGTCAGCACGCTCACCTCGCTGTTCGACACGGTGGTCGAGCGCGAGGACGACGAGTGGGTCGTTCGGAGCCGATAA
- a CDS encoding DUF7855 family protein — translation MLLVVTYSRAARQTLRNVCNGHEETVVQRFGRAALLEATELGAFLALRLREKHAGDVQVERTAPFNEFEDAPESVRDAAAAYEDRDNSNTPYAKFAVGTDHPEADAMRDAEL, via the coding sequence GTGCTACTGGTCGTGACGTACTCGCGGGCCGCGCGCCAGACGCTCCGGAACGTCTGTAACGGACACGAGGAGACGGTCGTCCAGCGGTTCGGCCGGGCCGCCCTGCTGGAGGCGACCGAACTCGGCGCGTTCCTCGCACTTCGCCTCCGCGAGAAGCACGCCGGTGACGTGCAAGTCGAGCGCACCGCGCCGTTCAACGAGTTCGAGGACGCGCCCGAATCGGTCCGAGACGCCGCCGCGGCCTACGAGGACCGCGACAACTCGAATACGCCGTACGCCAAGTTCGCGGTCGGGACCGACCACCCCGAGGCCGACGCGATGCGCGACGCAGAGCTATGA
- a CDS encoding DUF7856 family protein, which produces MKVRAVGETRTGRAVDLGTFDRLDDVSVPLVADSIRRREAESGGDGDDAVVVECPTPGPVHAHVGAIRAETDFSLRPALAAAARSQGHTAPQDDELAAIRDRLDSLDVSEVDLREARRRVAETSDAAEELRERVAAVRGRVRALREADADPGPAESDLADATRRLSEAETERIAAEQALSRARERARADRERRRERLRLEDRAANLRRRARERLADVVRDAFEDARAEIPEAENRRPPVESALAVARVADLAAPVAVAREVDPFGSADATSEWLDAPVIRV; this is translated from the coding sequence ATGAAGGTGCGCGCGGTCGGGGAGACCCGAACGGGCCGGGCCGTCGACCTCGGAACGTTCGACCGTCTCGACGACGTGTCGGTTCCGCTGGTAGCCGATTCGATTCGCCGTCGAGAGGCCGAATCCGGCGGAGACGGTGACGACGCCGTGGTCGTCGAGTGCCCGACGCCCGGTCCGGTCCACGCTCACGTCGGCGCGATTCGCGCCGAGACGGACTTCTCGCTCCGCCCCGCGCTCGCCGCTGCCGCGCGCTCGCAGGGTCACACCGCGCCGCAGGACGACGAACTCGCCGCAATCCGGGACCGCCTCGACTCGCTCGACGTGTCGGAGGTGGACCTCCGGGAGGCGCGCCGACGCGTGGCCGAGACCAGCGACGCCGCCGAGGAACTGCGCGAGCGCGTCGCCGCGGTTCGGGGCCGGGTCCGAGCGCTCCGAGAGGCGGACGCCGACCCCGGCCCGGCCGAGTCCGACCTCGCCGACGCGACTCGTCGCCTGTCGGAGGCCGAGACCGAGCGCATCGCGGCCGAACAGGCGCTGTCCCGCGCTCGCGAGCGGGCGCGGGCCGACCGTGAACGCCGCCGAGAGCGCCTCCGACTGGAGGACCGCGCCGCGAACCTCCGGCGGCGCGCCCGGGAGCGACTGGCGGACGTTGTCCGGGACGCGTTCGAGGACGCTCGCGCGGAGATTCCGGAGGCCGAGAACCGACGACCGCCGGTCGAGAGCGCGCTGGCGGTCGCTCGCGTGGCCGACCTCGCCGCGCCGGTCGCAGTCGCTCGGGAGGTAGACCCGTTCGGGAGCGCAGATGCGACCTCGGAGTGGCTGGACGCGCCCGTGATTCGAGTCTGA
- a CDS encoding DUF7857 domain-containing protein codes for MPELDWRVERRAGIALVKLTVRNPTDAARRVRVGNRLSGPVWPPRREGVPTAGWDGGGFEGVVAARDRRALGYASPLGAPADRAAESGSDRAVESPDSAAEPPAELVWSERAGESASETAPDAFADEATPEGVVRALGDPRPPADAIPAPNAPAETDTSVPGPVESWLSAVEERAADGSDPSAPTPADRAALGSVAGRIEALRNGDPSERRESNDAGRSP; via the coding sequence ATGCCCGAACTCGATTGGCGCGTCGAACGGCGCGCGGGAATCGCGCTCGTGAAACTGACCGTCCGGAATCCGACCGACGCGGCCCGCCGGGTCCGGGTCGGGAACCGCCTCTCGGGGCCGGTCTGGCCGCCGCGCCGCGAGGGCGTCCCCACGGCCGGGTGGGACGGCGGCGGTTTCGAGGGCGTGGTCGCGGCCCGCGACCGACGGGCGCTCGGGTACGCGAGTCCCCTCGGAGCGCCCGCCGACCGCGCCGCCGAGTCGGGGTCCGACCGCGCCGTCGAATCGCCCGACTCTGCCGCGGAACCCCCGGCGGAACTCGTCTGGAGCGAGCGCGCCGGCGAGTCGGCGTCCGAGACCGCGCCCGACGCGTTCGCCGACGAAGCGACCCCCGAGGGCGTCGTCCGGGCGCTCGGCGACCCGCGGCCGCCCGCCGACGCGATTCCCGCGCCGAACGCGCCCGCCGAGACCGACACGTCGGTCCCGGGCCCAGTCGAGTCGTGGCTCTCGGCAGTCGAGGAGCGCGCGGCCGACGGCTCAGACCCGTCCGCCCCGACGCCCGCCGACCGGGCCGCGCTCGGGAGCGTCGCGGGCCGAATCGAGGCGCTCCGGAACGGCGACCCGAGCGAGCGACGCGAGAGCAACGACGCCGGGAGGTCGCCGTGA
- a CDS encoding AAA family ATPase — MILAVAGGKGGVGKSTVALELGAQFDAVVVDADLAMADLAAGRGPDLHDVLAGRADPLEAVREDGPVRLLPCGRTLAGARAGDVTRLAATVEAVEDAYDSVVVDCPAGMAADAGMPLLAAEAAVLVTAPREFALADALRTRALARELDAGLAAVALNRTGGNPPTEQVRRALGAPVVAIPDDERVERARRHGSPVAELAPGSRPAERFGELAEETRRAVESRSSVR, encoded by the coding sequence GTGATTCTGGCCGTCGCCGGCGGGAAGGGCGGCGTCGGTAAGTCCACCGTCGCGCTCGAACTCGGCGCGCAGTTCGACGCCGTGGTCGTGGACGCCGACCTCGCGATGGCCGACCTCGCGGCCGGGCGCGGCCCGGACCTTCACGACGTGCTGGCCGGCCGGGCCGACCCGCTCGAAGCGGTCCGCGAGGACGGTCCGGTCCGCCTGCTCCCGTGCGGACGCACGCTCGCCGGCGCGCGGGCCGGCGACGTGACTCGCCTCGCCGCGACCGTCGAGGCGGTCGAGGACGCCTACGATTCCGTGGTCGTCGACTGCCCCGCGGGGATGGCGGCCGACGCGGGGATGCCGCTGCTGGCGGCCGAGGCCGCCGTCCTCGTCACCGCGCCCCGCGAGTTCGCGCTGGCCGACGCGCTCCGGACTCGCGCGCTCGCCCGCGAACTCGACGCGGGACTGGCCGCGGTCGCGCTGAACCGAACCGGCGGGAATCCTCCGACAGAGCAGGTCCGCCGGGCGCTCGGCGCACCGGTCGTCGCCATCCCCGACGACGAGCGCGTCGAGCGGGCACGGCGTCACGGTTCGCCGGTGGCGGAACTCGCACCCGGAAGCCGACCGGCAGAGCGGTTCGGGGAACTCGCAGAAGAGACGCGTCGTGCCGTCGAATCGCGGTCGTCAGTTCGGTAG
- a CDS encoding transcription initiation factor IIB has protein sequence MSKAHAPSRTCPECDGRLTPDGGETICDDCGLVVSEDRIDRGPEWRTFADDDTQKERTGAPLTRSRHDRGLTTEIGHDSDLRLTGRKRRRVARMRKHHERARIGSKSERNQVYAFTEIRRLVSSLDLSKNVRDRACVLFESAQSEDLIRGRSLEGFTAAAVYATCRTASVSRTLDEVLGVARSTRSELKTAYDAMNTELGLPTGPIDPAEYLPRFASRLDLPTEIEREAAELVERGRDENLISGRNPGGFAAACLYVAARGTRHRTTQKEAAEVADVTAVTLRSSYKDLRE, from the coding sequence ATGAGCAAAGCACACGCACCGAGCAGAACGTGCCCGGAATGCGACGGCCGACTGACCCCCGACGGCGGCGAGACCATTTGCGACGACTGCGGTCTCGTGGTCTCGGAGGACCGCATCGACCGCGGTCCCGAGTGGCGAACGTTCGCGGACGACGACACTCAGAAAGAGCGGACCGGCGCGCCCCTGACCCGGTCGCGCCACGACCGAGGCCTCACGACCGAAATCGGCCACGACAGCGACCTGCGGTTGACCGGGCGCAAGCGTCGGCGCGTGGCCCGGATGCGCAAGCACCACGAACGGGCCCGCATCGGGTCGAAGTCCGAGCGGAATCAGGTGTACGCATTCACCGAGATTCGACGGCTGGTGAGTTCGCTCGACCTCTCGAAGAACGTCCGTGACCGCGCCTGCGTGCTGTTCGAGTCGGCCCAGTCCGAGGACCTGATTCGCGGGCGGTCGCTGGAGGGGTTCACCGCCGCGGCGGTGTACGCGACCTGCCGGACCGCCTCGGTCTCGCGTACGCTCGACGAGGTGCTGGGCGTGGCCCGGTCGACCCGGAGCGAACTCAAGACAGCCTACGACGCGATGAACACCGAACTCGGCCTGCCGACGGGTCCCATCGACCCCGCGGAGTACCTGCCGCGGTTCGCCAGCAGACTCGACCTCCCCACGGAAATCGAGCGCGAGGCGGCCGAGTTGGTCGAGCGAGGGCGCGACGAGAATCTGATTTCGGGGCGGAACCCCGGCGGGTTCGCCGCGGCGTGCCTGTACGTCGCCGCGCGGGGGACCCGCCACCGGACGACCCAGAAGGAGGCCGCCGAGGTAGCGGACGTGACCGCCGTGACGCTTCGGTCGTCGTACAAGGATTTACGGGAGTGA
- a CDS encoding DUF7858 family protein: MTLSDIADGLEVTTEQRDRGVASVDATEDSLRERLGEFADDLPCDATSAAEIVESHTAGESVGDGAHAAGVAPITAAKTLHLLGCEGVSPLTPRAHEILQGWLSADLSRTEARELAGANETEFALATFVETHEPLDGAREVVDGYRSAYGGTEDALEEARSAVGDLL, translated from the coding sequence GTGACGCTCTCGGACATCGCCGACGGACTGGAAGTCACCACCGAGCAGCGCGACCGCGGCGTCGCGTCGGTGGACGCCACGGAGGACTCCCTCCGGGAGCGCCTCGGGGAGTTCGCCGACGACCTGCCCTGCGACGCTACCTCCGCGGCCGAAATCGTCGAATCTCACACCGCTGGCGAGTCGGTCGGCGACGGCGCGCACGCGGCGGGCGTCGCTCCGATTACGGCGGCGAAGACGCTCCACCTGCTCGGGTGCGAGGGCGTCTCACCGCTGACGCCGCGCGCTCACGAGATTCTGCAAGGCTGGCTCTCGGCCGACCTCTCGCGGACCGAGGCCCGCGAACTCGCGGGCGCGAACGAGACCGAGTTCGCGCTCGCGACGTTCGTCGAGACCCACGAACCGCTCGACGGTGCGCGAGAAGTCGTGGACGGCTACCGCTCGGCGTACGGTGGCACAGAGGACGCGCTCGAAGAAGCGCGAAGCGCCGTCGGCGACCTGCTGTGA
- a CDS encoding AAA family ATPase, which yields MTRSTAALVGATGGAGTTRLAVELGATLARDGREVAVLDADFATEGLARHLSGRIDPDVTTLLTEDGTLADGLREHPATADLAGRLELCPARGPFERLARAKTADAARRFEQLVAEAANRFDHVLVDAPPVAANQAVAAVTSAERVAVVAPASERGVDAVQRTRGRVTDVGANVDAVVATRASPDHPLRSADAAVPASDATTVADVPASAPDPESDFAPAVAHAAAVVFDAELGLEFEEAGLFDFEVGEFVPDALS from the coding sequence ATGACGCGTTCGACTGCCGCGCTCGTCGGTGCGACCGGCGGCGCTGGCACGACTCGACTCGCCGTCGAACTCGGCGCGACGCTCGCACGCGACGGCCGCGAAGTCGCCGTCCTCGACGCCGACTTCGCCACCGAAGGACTGGCCCGCCACCTCTCGGGCCGCATCGACCCCGACGTGACGACCCTGCTCACCGAGGACGGAACGCTCGCCGACGGACTGCGGGAGCATCCCGCGACCGCCGACCTCGCGGGCAGACTCGAACTCTGTCCGGCGCGCGGACCGTTCGAGCGGCTGGCCCGCGCGAAGACCGCCGACGCCGCCCGGCGATTCGAGCAACTGGTCGCCGAGGCCGCGAACCGGTTCGACCACGTGCTAGTGGACGCGCCGCCGGTCGCCGCGAATCAGGCGGTCGCGGCGGTGACGAGTGCAGAGCGGGTCGCGGTGGTCGCGCCCGCGAGTGAGCGCGGCGTGGACGCGGTCCAGCGCACTCGCGGGCGCGTGACGGACGTGGGCGCGAACGTGGACGCCGTGGTCGCTACTCGCGCCAGCCCCGACCATCCGCTCCGTAGTGCCGACGCCGCAGTGCCCGCGAGCGACGCGACGACCGTCGCGGACGTGCCCGCGAGTGCGCCCGACCCCGAATCCGACTTCGCGCCCGCCGTTGCCCACGCCGCAGCGGTCGTCTTCGACGCCGAGTTGGGACTCGAATTCGAGGAGGCCGGACTGTTCGACTTTGAGGTCGGCGAGTTCGTCCCCGACGCGCTCTCCTGA
- a CDS encoding HIT family protein: MSRDDCIFCQIVDGDIPSRKVFEDDIAMAFLDANPLAPGHTLVIPKAHHETLEDTPEDVAAHVFGALHRLNTAVEHAVDADGTNVAFNNGEAAGQEVPHLHGHIIPRFDGDGGNPIHAVAGERPNLTDEELDEIADEIHSQRD, encoded by the coding sequence ATGAGCCGAGACGACTGCATCTTCTGTCAAATCGTCGACGGTGACATTCCGAGTCGCAAAGTCTTCGAGGACGACATCGCGATGGCGTTCCTCGACGCGAATCCCCTCGCCCCGGGCCACACGCTCGTCATCCCGAAGGCCCATCACGAGACCTTGGAGGACACTCCCGAGGACGTCGCGGCCCACGTCTTCGGCGCGCTCCACCGCCTGAACACCGCAGTCGAACACGCCGTGGACGCGGACGGGACCAACGTCGCGTTCAACAACGGCGAGGCCGCCGGCCAGGAGGTTCCGCACCTCCACGGCCACATCATTCCGCGGTTCGACGGCGACGGCGGCAACCCCATCCACGCCGTCGCGGGCGAGCGACCGAATCTCACCGACGAGGAACTGGACGAAATCGCCGACGAGATTCACAGTCAGCGCGACTGA